A genomic window from Vitis riparia cultivar Riparia Gloire de Montpellier isolate 1030 chromosome 18, EGFV_Vit.rip_1.0, whole genome shotgun sequence includes:
- the LOC117905714 gene encoding receptor-like protein 7 codes for MWDSWGERLFLKFRKNFSGGGDIEFGEKRTPQEGRLPIAIKTQAGVLEGGRSFQSRDFQHASKRGGKKEAERGGVHLGHQIDSEAAIVSGSSQALVNTAGSGPIDRCIFLDHNACFRMAIRQDKLSSIVQWLSSQYAVATWSRVSNPVGFKIDAQAAHHLRVLFCTSDTGFWGCDYYGVTAYPKTESWKKGSDCCSWDGVTCDKVTGHVIGLDLSCSWLYGTIHSNSTLFLFPHLRRLNLAFNDFNGSSISDGFGRFSTLTHLNLSSSEFSGKIAPEISHLSTLVSLDLSRNYGAKFSSHGFNSLVQNLTKLQKLHLGGISISSVFPDSLLNQSSLISLDLSLCGLHGRFPDHGIHLPKLEVLDLWGNGDLSGNFPRFSENNSLMELDLSNTNFSGELPASMGNLKFLQTLDLHNCKLSRSIPTSIGNLKSLQTLDLTFCEFSGSIPASLENLTQITSLYLNGNHFSGNIPNVFNNLRNLISLVLSSNNFSGQLPPSIGNLTNLKYLDISNNQLEGVIFSHVNGFSSLSFVNLGYNLFNGTIPSWLYTLPSLVSLSLSHNKLTGHIGEIQIASLEAINLSMNQLYGSIPSSIFKLINLRSLYLSSNNLSGILETSTFVKLRNLAWLDLSNNMLSLTTSSSSNSILPNIVGLDLSNNKISGKWTWNMGKDTLKSLNLSYNLISGFELLPWKNIQILDLHSNLLQGPLPTPPYSTFFFAVSNNKLSGEISPSICKVHSIGILDLSNNNLSGRLPHCLGNFSKDLSVLNLQGNRFHGTIPQTFLKGNVIRNLDFNGNQLEGLVPRSLIICRELEVLDLGNNKINDTFPHWLETLPKLQVLVLRSNSFHGHIGFSKIKSPFMSLRIIDLARNDFEGDLPEMYLRSLKAIMNVDEGKMTRKYMGDHYYQDSIMVTIKGLEIELVKILNTFTTIDLSSNKFQGEIPESIGNLNSLRELNLSHNNLVGHIPSSFGNLKLLESLDLSSNKLIGRIPQELTSLTFLEVLNLSQNHLTGFIPRGNQFETFGNDSYNGNSGLCGFPLSKKCTTNETPEPSKEADAEFESGFDWKITLMGYGCGLVIGLSLGCFIFLTGKPEWFVRIIEENLHNKSRRSKRSTRRRRARRN; via the exons ATGTGGGACTCATGGGGTGAAAGGCTCTTTTTGAAATTCAGAAAGAATTTTTCTGGTGGAGGAGACATAGAATTCGGAGAGAAGAGGACTCCTCAGGAGGGACGGCTGCCAATTGCCATAAAAACACAGGCTGGTGTTTTGGAAGGGGGGAGAAGTTTTCAAAGCAGGGACTTTCAGCACGCATCGAAAAGAGGAGGAAAGAAGGAAGCAGAAAGAGGAGGAGTTCATCTGGGCCATCAG ATAGATTCAGAGGCCGCCATCGTTTCTGGGAGTTCTCAAGCACTTGTGAATACCGCAGGAAGTGGTCCAATTGACAGATGCATTTTTCTAGATCATAACGCTTGCTTCAGAATG GCAATTAGGCAGGATAAGCTCAGCAGCATAGTCCAATGGCTTTCCAGTCAGTATGCAGTAGCAACATGGTCTCGGGTTTCAAATCCAGTTGGGTTCAAGATTGATGCACAGGCAGCACACCATCTTCGTGTGCTATTTTGCACTTCCGATACAGG TTTTTGGGGATGCGATTACTATGGTGTCACAGCTTATCCCAAAACAGAGTCTTGGAAGAAGGGTAGTGATTGCTGCTCATGGGATGGAGTGACATGTGATAAGGTGACAGGCCATGTAATTGGGCTGGACCTTAGTTGTAGCTGGCTCTATGGCACCATCCATTCCAATAGTACCCTCTTCCTCTTTCCTCACCTGCGAAGGCTCAACCTTGCTTTTAATGACTTCAATGGGTCCTCTATTTCGGATGGGTTTGGCCGGTTCTCAACCTTGACGCATCTCAACCTCTCCTCCTCTGAATTTTCTGGAAAAATTGCACCAGAAATCTCCCACCTCTCCACATTGGTCTCACTGGATTTGTCTAGGAATTATGGAGCAAAATTTTCCTCGCATGGCTTCAATTCTCTGGTTCAAAATTTAACCAAGTTGCAGAAGCTTCACCTTGGAGGTATTTCCATCTCTTCAGTTTTTCCTGATTCCTTGCTAAATCAGTCTTCTTTAATATCATTAGATCTCTCTTTGTGTGGATTACATGGGAGATTCCCTGACCATGGCATTCATCTTCCAAAACTCGAGGTTCTCGACTTATGGGGAAATGGTGATCTAAGTGGAAACTTCCCACGATTCAGTGAGAACAATTCCCTTATGGAGTTGGATTTATCAAACACAAATTTCAGTGGAGAGCTTCCAGCTTCAATGGGCAATCTAAAGTTTTTACAGACTTTGGATCTCCACAATTGCAAATTGTCAAGGTCCATCCCTACTTCAATTGGCAATCTAAAGTCTTTACAGACTTTGGATCTCACCTTTTGTGAGTTCTCAGGGTCCATCCCTGCTTCATTAGAGAACCTTACACAAATCACTTCTTTGTACCTCAATGGGAATCATTTTAGTGGTAATAttccaaatgtttttaataaccttagaaatttaatttcattagtcCTTTCTAGTAACAATTTCAGTGGTCAGCTTCCACCATCAATTGGAAATCTTACCAACCTTAAGTACTTAGACATCTCTAATAATCAGCTAGAAGGTGTCATTTTTTCTCATGTAAATGGGTTTTCAAGTCTATCATTTGTCAATTTAGGGTATAACTTGTTCAACGGGACAATACCATCTTGGTTGTACACTCTACCATCATTAGTTTCTTTAAGTCTCAGTCATAATAAACTTACTGGTCATATTGGTGAAATCCAAATTGCTTCATTGGAGGCAATTAATTTAAGTATGAATCAGTTATATGGGTCAATTCCAAGTTCAATATTTAAGCTTATAAACCTTAGATCTCTTTATCTTTCTTCAAATAACTTGAGTGGCATTTTGGAGACAAGCACATTTGTAAAACTTAGAAATCTTGCTTGGCTTGATCTTTCAAACAACATGCTCTCCTTGACCACCTCTAGTAGTTCCAACTCCATTTTACCCAACATTGTGGGTCTAGACCTTTCAAACAATAAGATAAGTGGAAAATGGACATGGAATATGGGAAAAGATACATTGAAATCCTTGAATCTCTCCTATAACTTGATAAGTGGGTTTGAGTTGCTTCCAtggaaaaatatacaaattctGGATCTTCATTCCAACTTGCTGCAAGGACCACTTCCAACTCCCCCATATTCTACATTTTTCTTTGCAGTCTCCAATAACAAATTGAGTGGAGAAATCTCACCATCGATTTGCAAAGTGCATTCCATCGGAATTCTTGATTTATCTAATAACAATTTGAGTGGCAGACTTCCACATTGTTTGGGGAATTTTAGCAAAGATCTTTCTGTTTTGAATTTACAAGGGAATCGATTTCATGGCACTATTCCTCAAACATTTTTGAAGGGCAATGTTATCAGGAATCTTGACTTCAATGGTAATCAATTGGAAGGCCTAGTACCCAGATCTTTGATCATTTGTAGAGAACTTGAAGTTCTAGACCTTGGAAATAACAAGATAAATGATACATTTCCCCATTGGTTGGAAACTCTTCCAAAGTTGCAAGTTCTTGTTTTGCGCTCTAATAGTTTCCATGGTCATATAGggttttccaaaatcaaatcccCATTCATGAGCCTAAGAATCATTGATCTTGCTCGCAATGATTTCGAGGGTGACTTGCCTGAAATGtatttgagaagtttgaaagCAATAATGAATGTAGATGAAGGCAAGATGACAAGAAAATATATGGGGGACCATTATTATCAAGATTCCATAATGGTGACAATCAAGGGGTTGGAGATTGAACTTGTGAAAATCTTGAATACTTTCACAACAATTGATTTATCAAGCAATAAATTCCAAGGAGAGATTCCAGAGTCTATTGGAAATCTTAATTCACTTCGAGAGCTCAATTTGTCTCACAACAACCTTGTTGGACATATCCCATCATCTTTTGGGAATTTGAAGTTGCTTGAATCATTGGACCTCTCTTCAAACAAGCTCATTGGGAGAATTCCTCAAGAATTGACAAGTTTaacatttcttgaagttttgaatcTTTCTCAAAACCATCTCACTGGATTTATACCTCGAGGAAATCAGTTTGAGACATTTGGAAATGATTCATACAACGGGAACTCAGGGCTATGTGGATTTCCATTGTCGAAGAAATGTACAACTAATGAAACACCAGAACCTTCAAAAGAAGCGGATGCAGAGTTTGAAAGTGGATTTGATTGGAAAATCACATTGATGGGATATGGATGTGGATTGGTAATCGGGTTGTCTCTTGggtgtttcattttcttaactGGGAAACCTGAATGGTTTGTCCGTATTATTGAAGAGAATTTGCACAATAAGAGTAGAAGGTCTAAAAGGAGCACTCGTAGGCGAAGAGCAAGAAGAAACTAA